GACTCGTTGGGTCTGCCAGCTCAGTCTTGATGCGCTCGAGTCGGAGGGTACGGATGTGTTCGGCCACGCCCTGTCCCGTGGCCGAGAACAGTCGGTGGAGGGTCCGCACAGAGACGTTGTGCTCCGCCGCGATCTGTGAGGCACACAGGTTCGGGTCGGCCAGGTTCTGTCGGATATACGCAAGCACGCACTCGAGTAGGCCGTCAGAGGCGGCGGCTTGATCGGCAAGCTCGGTCCGTATCGCCGCTGACAAAAGATCGACAGCACTGTTGTGGAGTGAAGCTACCTCCGCCAAGTCTCCTGCATCGGTCGCATCGTTGATGCTTGTCATGAAGGATGACACCACTCGTCCGATACCGCGATCGCCCCCGACATTCACCGCGGTCATCCTACCGATGAAATCTTCGGTGAAGCCGAAAGAGTATCGCGGGAACTGGAATACGCTCATTCTCCAGTCTGTCGGGAACAGGATGTCGTAGGGATGGCGAGTGTCCCAGAAAACCAGTCCACCGCGACCGACTCGTGCAGTTCTGCCGTGCTGCTGCACGAGTGCATGGCCGGCGGACTGCACCCCAACCATGAGGTACTCACGCTCGTCCTGGCTGATCAAGCGACGAGTGCGGGTGATCTGCTGGGGCAGTGACGAGGACGTCGCGATACGTACCGTGCCCAAGTTGCCCGTCGAGACCGTACCGATGAAGGGTTGCTCGCTCGTGAGGGTGATGTTGAGCGGGACATAGCTGCGGCAGATGACATCGTGCCAGAGCGCGACGCGATCGGGTGCCGAGACCTGGTCAGAGGAGAAGAAAGTGTTCATCGACCTACCTGGTGCTAACCCCGTTCATTGTTCTTTTCAGGGTAGCCGTAATCGCGATGCCGGGCTCGGTCTCGATGTCGGCTCTCTGCGGTGCGGCGAGAAGGTCATCGCGACATGGGGTGGTGGGCGCCTTCAGCTCAGGGACTCTGGATGTCGATACAGGCCACGACGACCTCGATTACCCCATGTCGATAAGGTGTGACCGGCGGGGATACGTGGGGTGGACCTATCGGGGGTTACGGGCGGGCTGACTCGCTGCGATCGACGATGCGTTGTACTCGGTGATCCTCCGATTCCCCTGTCTCGCCCCTTCACACACCCGTGGCGCTTCGGAGGCGCCACGGGTGCTCCCGAGTCAGATGGTGGCTGTCGCCCGGTCCGTCTCGTCGGAATGTGTGGAGGGCAATGCGCGCTGTTCGTCCGCTCCGTTGAGCTCACGGACGCCGTCGAGTGCCCCGAACTGCGGCACGAACGTGTGCGTGGCATGGATGGTGGAAAGTGGGGTGTTGACGGGCGTGGTGCGGCGCTGGTTGAAGTTCAGCGACAGCACATCCGGCCGTGAGTAGTGGCCTACGGGGTCGGCGGCCTGCTTCGCCAAGGTGATCGCAGACAGATCGATGTCGGCGTAGAGGATCCCCTCCTCATCTTCGGCGAGAGGAGTTGCGAGATCGCGGCCGTCGGGCCCGATGATCCGCGCGAAACCTCCGCCTCGGCCGATCAGCTTTCGCTGTTCCTCGTTCTCGCAGAAGAACTCGTGGGCCTCCGGCGTGACCACCTGGGTGGTGCAAACCACGAAGGTTTGTCCCTCGAGTGCATACATACGCGTGGCCGTGAGCTGGGCATCGACACCGAAGGCGGGGACCTCCGGCTGGTACAGCGACATGCCAGGCCAGCTCGCGACGTGCACCTGCTCGTGCATCGAGTACATTGCGTACTTGGTGAGCGTCTGGAAATGCTCCCAGCAGTTGAGCGCGCCGAGCCGCGCGAAAGGCATGTCGTACACGGAGATATCCGAGCCGTTTCCTTCTCCGTATACCGAACGCTCGACGTGGGTGGGCTTGAGCTTGCGGCGTCGGGCGACCAGCTGCCCATCGGCGTCGATGATGAGCTGGGTCATGTACAAGCTGCCGCCATCCCGCTCGCTGATTCCCACCACTACGGCGATGCTGTGGTCGCGGGCGGCATCGAGCAACCGCTGTACGTGCGGGCTATCCATCGTCAGGGAATTCTCGTGGTAGCGCACGGCGAACTTCGCCATTCCGGCGAGCGGGCTGTCGACCCAGATGTGGTACGGGTACCCCGGGATGAATACCTCGGGAAACGCAACGAGCTCGCACCCGTTCCGGGCTGCTTCCGCGATGATGGACACGGTCTTGTCGACCGTTTTGGCCGCGTCGAACCACACAGGCTGTGCCTGCACCGCAGCAACTTTGAATGTGTTTGTGTATTCGACCATGTCCGTACCTCCGTTGCTTGTGTTTGGCAGGACAGTACGAGGTGAAAAGGCGCATGAATTGACGTGGAATGACACGGGTCCTGGCATTCTGCGCCACCCGTGTAGGGGAGTTCATCTAGCGGTTCGGCCGGGGGTCCGAGGCGGCTCTTCGCCGTTTCGATTCGTCGAAGGACTGGCCGGGCACGTTGAAGGATGTTGAGGCGGTAGTTGTCGGTGTCCTTCTGTGGAACGGCGGATAGGTCGAGGTCTGCGTCGGCTGTGCGTCCCCGTTTCTGGTTCGATCGTCGAGTAGCGGGGGATTGATGGGTTTGTGGTAGTCGTTCGGTAGGGACTGTGTCCACGCCGCAATTGCGTGCTCTCCGTGAGAGTAAGGGCGTGATTGCACTCCGCGAAGTCGGTGGTAGCATGCTCTCGATGCACCACATTACTTGTTGGACAGCGACTTCCGAGACGATCAGGTCATGTGGTCGACTGTAGGCGATGTAGGTGCTTTGCAAAAGTAATAGTTCGATCCGGGGCGAAAGTTCGGGTTCCGCTGCTCCCGCGTGTCTGAGGGTGTGGATAAGCCTTCGGCTCTGGAGTTCTCGGCCAACGGGATCTGAATAGCTAGCGGTGCGGCCTTGGGTGCACCCGTGAATTCTGATCGTGACAATGCGCCCCTGCCGACGGTTCGAGGTGATCTCTGGTTTACCGCGGTAAACCGCAGTGGGGTTCATAGCGGTTCTCAGTAGCGCGATGGGTTGCCAGGTCGTGTGACTAGTGGCGGGTTCGACTAGTCGCGGGTTCGCTGTCACAGTGACGAAAGTGATGCGCGGTTCAAGGTAACGCGATCAGCGCTCGACCGTCAGGGCTTGCCTGCATCATCTCGCCAACCTGCATTCTTGAACCCCGGCACGCCACCGATCAGGCCGAGTTCGGCGCGGTATAGGGAACCCGTATGTTTGCGGAGCCGTGTGGGACCGTTTCCGCATCGACAGTGTCAGGGAGATAGCAGGATTGAGGTAGTTACCATGTATTCACTTGGTGCAGAATGTCTTTGAAGAGAAGATGTGCGGTGGCGCTGGAGGTGGCGTTGACTCGGTCGGCGCTCTCACGTGAGGGTGAGAGCGCAAGGCATCTGAGATGATACGGCGAAAGCTTGTTCGGTAGACCCGTAAGGGTCTATCGTACGTGTTGCGCGTCTCGCGGAGATTACCGTGGTGCAGGCGCAATCGTCATCTCCGCCAAGAGATGACGACGCGAGTCCGAAGTAGCCCCACCCTGGGGTGAAGCATACGGAGGTAACCTGTGGCTGTTCATGTGATGCTCAACCAAAAGGTGGCGTCGGAAAATCGACGCTCACTATGAACCTTGCCGCTGTCAAAGCGGATGTCCTCACCGCCGCGACCGCTGGTGCCGATGACGATGTTCAGTCCCCGGTCGCCGCGATCTCCGTCGACCCGCAGGGCTCCGCAGTCTGGTGGGCTTCGCGCGTCGAGGAGTTGCCGTTTCTGATCGATCAGGTTCACGACAACCTCGACGTGCTGCGTAATCTCGACAAGCTGCCCGGCATCAAGCACGTCTACGTCGACACCCCGGGCTGGATCGACCTGTCCGGTGCTGATGACGGTACCGATGTGCTCGGCACCGGCAGTTCCGCCGACGCCCTGCGAGCGGTGCTCGAGGTCGCTGATCTGGTCATCGTTCCGATCGAACCCGAACCGCTGTGCTTCGATCCCACCGCGCGCACCATCAAGCAGGTCATCGAACCTCTCGGCAAGAATTTCATTGTCGTGGTGAACAATTGGGATCCCCGCGACGGCAAGGTGGACCTCGAGCAGACCCGCGAGTTCGTCCAGGCCAACGGATGGCCGCTGGCGCGAACGGTGGTGCGGCACTACAAGGTCCACACCCGCGCCGCTGCCGAAGGCCGCGTCGTTACCGAGTACGAAGCCAGCCGCGTCTCGTTGCAGGCACGGGAGGATTTCTACAAGCTCAGCCTCGAGCTCGCGGATGGTGGTCGCTGATGCCGCCCAAGGGTGGGCGCGCGAACTTCGCCTCCCTCGTCGGAGCAGTCGGCGACAACTCTCCGGTCGACCGTAAGCGCACCCCCGCACCCACGACGACGAAGACGACGATCGAGCCGCTCGAAGGTCAACTGCTCGCCGATGTTCCGGTCGATCAGCTCATCGCCAACCCCCGCAACCCGCGCGACGAACTCGGGGATCTGTCGGATCTGGCGACGATCGCCGACCGGCAGCTGCAACCCGGCACCGTCGTCAGCCGCACAGCGTGGTTGAAACTGTGACCCGAGGATGAAGACGATCTCGGTGCAGCGCAGTACATCGTCGTCAACGGCAACCGCCGGCTCGCTGCGGCCCAGAAGTACGGCCGTCCCGGTCTCGATGTGGTGCTGCGCGACAGCATCGCCGTCGACAAGGGTGAAATCCTGTGGGCTGCAACGAGTGAGAACATCGACCGCCGTGACTTCGACGTCCTCGAAGAAGCCAAGGCTGTGGAGTTGATGGTCTCCGAGTTCGGTAGTGCGGATGTGGCGGCGAAGAAACTCGGTCGCTCCAAGGGCTGGGTGTCGCAGCGTCGCGCCCTGCTCAAACTTGCCCCCGAGCTGCAAGCAGCCCTGCGTGCAGGTGATCTCGCTGTGCGCCAGGCCCGCTCGCTGGCCCGGGTTCCGCTCGAGGAACAGGTCGCGGCGTGGGAAGCAGCCCAGAACCCTGATCCGGAACCCGAAGCCGACGCAGAGACTGCCGAGCCTGAGGCGCCGCAGCCGAAAGAGCCTGCGAGCAAGCTCGAGCCGGTGGACAAGGTGGCTCAGGCACTCAAGCGTCTGGGAGCGGATCCGGATGTGCTGGCCGCGGCGGTGCGGAAGCACTTCACTGACGACGAGCGTCGCAAGCTCATCGATGCACTCGAGCTCCGGTAACCGCGATCCAAAGCCGATAGCGTTGCTTCACAGCAGTTTCCACTACTCAGCCTTGCGTAGTGATGTACTTGGAATATGGGCCCGGCTGGGAAGAGTGACTAGAGCGTGTCCTGTGAATCGGTGAACACCCCCCCGTGATACGCATTCGGGGTGGTAGGACGCGGTGAGCTGACCGACAAGGCCTGGACGCAGATCGAACCGCTACTGCCCGCTTCAGGACGAGGCGGACAGTGGCGCGATCACCGACAGGTGATCAACGCGATCTTGTGGAAGCTGCGCACCGGCGCACCCTGGCGGGACCTGCCCGAACGCTACGGACCGTGGAAAACGGCGCACGAGCGGTTGCGTAAATGGACCATGGACGGCACCTGGGAGAAGATCCTCGATGCCGCGGTCGTCAAAGACGACGCGGTCGGGGCGGTCGAGTGGATCGTCTCGGTCGACTCGACCGTGGTCCGGGCACACCAGCATTCGGCCGGTGCCCGGAAAAAGACATCCCAGGAGCTTGAGAGTCAAGCAGCAGCCTGCTCGGGGTGAGGTGACCAGGCGGTCGTCTCGTCGTAGCAGGTGCGGGTCTTGAGGCATCCGTGC
This window of the Rhodococcus pyridinivorans genome carries:
- a CDS encoding helix-turn-helix domain-containing protein, with product MNTFFSSDQVSAPDRVALWHDVICRSYVPLNITLTSEQPFIGTVSTGNLGTVRIATSSSLPQQITRTRRLISQDEREYLMVGVQSAGHALVQQHGRTARVGRGGLVFWDTRHPYDILFPTDWRMSVFQFPRYSFGFTEDFIGRMTAVNVGGDRGIGRVVSSFMTSINDATDAGDLAEVASLHNSAVDLLSAAIRTELADQAAASDGLLECVLAYIRQNLADPNLCASQIAAEHNVSVRTLHRLFSATGQGVAEHIRTLRLERIKTELADPTSRRYTISALARKWGFLDPSTFSRAFKDAYGITAREWAASASAPPTEAS
- a CDS encoding ParA family protein, which translates into the protein MNLAAVKADVLTAATAGADDDVQSPVAAISVDPQGSAVWWASRVEELPFLIDQVHDNLDVLRNLDKLPGIKHVYVDTPGWIDLSGADDGTDVLGTGSSADALRAVLEVADLVIVPIEPEPLCFDPTARTIKQVIEPLGKNFIVVVNNWDPRDGKVDLEQTREFVQANGWPLARTVVRHYKVHTRAAAEGRVVTEYEASRVSLQAREDFYKLSLELADGGR
- a CDS encoding carbon-nitrogen hydrolase family protein, with product MSFHVNSCAFSPRTVLPNTSNGGTDMVEYTNTFKVAAVQAQPVWFDAAKTVDKTVSIIAEAARNGCELVAFPEVFIPGYPYHIWVDSPLAGMAKFAVRYHENSLTMDSPHVQRLLDAARDHSIAVVVGISERDGGSLYMTQLIIDADGQLVARRRKLKPTHVERSVYGEGNGSDISVYDMPFARLGALNCWEHFQTLTKYAMYSMHEQVHVASWPGMSLYQPEVPAFGVDAQLTATRMYALEGQTFVVCTTQVVTPEAHEFFCENEEQRKLIGRGGGFARIIGPDGRDLATPLAEDEEGILYADIDLSAITLAKQAADPVGHYSRPDVLSLNFNQRRTTPVNTPLSTIHATHTFVPQFGALDGVRELNGADEQRALPSTHSDETDRATATI